tattcagcatttcactgtaaggtctacaccagttgtattcagcatttcactgtaaggtctactacacctgttgtattcagcatttcactgtgaggtctactacacctgttgtattcagcatttcactgtaaggtctacacctgttgtattcagcatttcactgtaaggtctactacacctgttgtattcagcatttcactgtaaggtctacacctgttgtattcagcatttcactgtaaggtttacacacacctgttgtattcggtgcatgtgactaataacatttgattgattaCAGGGTGGCACACAAAGCGATGGAGATGCAGGACGATTACTTACATCACTATGGTCATTGTTCATCTTACTCGCCAACACATGGTGAAGAAGCAACTACCTACCAACTCTTTTAGGGATCGTATTGTCTTTTAGACTTTTCACCAATTATTTACTGTCAAAATAGAGGTTTGGCAAACCTTTAATAGATTCATTAAATTAAACAATCTACAAAGTAGCCCGGATGTGAATTTCCCTATGTACAATATGGTCTCCCTATCCTGGGACTGGCCAGCGGACATGTTTTGATGAAGACTGGTTGTCCACTGATACAGGACACTGTGTGAAACACCATTACACTCTACTGATACAGGACACTGTGTGAAACACCATTACACTCTACTGATACAGGACACTGTGTGAAACACCATTACACTCTACTGATACAGGACACTGTGTGAAACACCATTACACTCTACTGATACAGGACACTGTGTGAAACACCATTACACTCTACTGATACAGGACACTGTGTGAAACACCATTACACTCTACTGATACAGGACACTGTGTGAAACACCATTACACTCTACTGATACAGGACACTGTGTGAAACACCATTACACTCTACCTACTGATAGTGAAATATACTAAGACCTCGTCCCCCACCACTGAACGCAATGAAAAGATAGCTTACTACCTATTGATAATACTACCTGATTCTGTTGCACAGATAGCTTGTCAAGCCTTTGAACATTGTTGAGGACACTAAGACCCAGCAGGCCTTGGACAGACCGGTGGGGTGTTTAGTAGAGAAGTCTATAAAAGGCTCAGCCTGCTCTGTGGTGCTGAGGACAGGATAGATGGCAGAGGAGAAAAATCATTCCAACTCTCATTGTTGCATTTCAAAAGCCCTGTgtcagcgggggggggggggcttcggAGACGTTACCCAAGGATATTTCATTCATAATGGCTGGCTCCGAGCAAAGGAAAAGCTATGGGGGGAAATCTGTCCTCGAGAGAACCAATATGTCGTCAGTTTTCAAGTGTCTGACCGACTGAATGTTCAgtttgaacgtgtgtgtgtgtgtgtgaatgttttcAGTGTGTTAGTGAATAGTTGTGAGAGTTACTGCTTACCTTGGCGGGGCCCAGTTGTGTCTGGTGCAGTCCAGGAGGGTGCCGACATAGGTCTTGTTTCTCCAGGTCACGTTAACTACCAGCATGcctgggaacagagagagaaggaatgatGAGCACAGAGGAACTGTCATCATGTCTTCATCAGTCAAGGGGGTAAACCCATCCTGCCATTCTGCCTTCTAGTGAGTCCTAGCCACTGTGCTCCCTGCCTCTGCACTGCTCAGAGCTTTTCAGCTGGTTATTTGTAAactgtgacatctgctgatgtaaaaagggctttagaaaTACACTAGATAGATTGAACACACACATAATGAAGAGTGATATTAGCATAACATGCCAACTTTCATCAAAAAGACTGTCAGCATGGACAGTATAGGCTAGTAAATAGGGATATCCCAATACCATGGTGCCGATACGATacgtattgcgattctcacgatacGTATTGCGTTTCAACAGTGTGATTTTATTgagattcgatgttccaaacatatgtCTGCTGCCGATGGACAAGAGAGAGCCgtgagaaaacaagttttgatcagtcgGGGAAATAAAATGTGCTAAAAACTAATTGGCTTCCTGTTTAAAAAGTTGGAGAACAAGAAAcctactggagttttggtgcaggtacagccaactagcgcaaaaaaTATGGGATATCCCTATTTGAGATATTGTCAAAATGATACGATGtatcgtcaaaaataatatcctgaTATGTAACTATCGATTTTCCCCCCCATCACTACTAGTAAACATAAAACTGTGTACTAGAATCGGTCATACtactcaaataaaataaaattgtattagtcacatgcgccgaatacaacagtgaaatgcttacttacttagtttcaaagtattttttttaatacggataagaataagaaataaaagtaacaagtaattaaagagcagcagtaaaataacaatagtgagactatatacagggggtactggtatagagtcaatgtgcgcgggcaccggttagttgaggtaatatgtacatgtaggtagagttattaaagtgactatgcatagatgataacagagagtagcagcggtgtaaaagaggaaGCCTTTTGGGCCTAGACTTGGCGCGCCGTTACCGCTGCCGTgccgtagcagagagaacagtctatgactgggtagctggagtctgacaatttttagggccttcctctgacaccgcctggtacagaggtactggatggcaggaagcttggccccagtgatgtactgggccgtttgcactaccctctgtagtgccttgcggtcggaggccgagcagttgccgtaccaggcagtgatgcaaccagtcacgatgctctcgatggtgcagctgtagaaccttttgaggatctgaggatccatgccaaatcttttcagtctcctgagggggaataggtttttctgtgccctcttcacaactgtcttggtgtgcttggaccatgtaaGTTTGTTggtgacgttgagggagaggttgttggcctggcaccacacagccaggtctctgacctcctcccaataggctgtctcgtcgttgtcggtgatcaggcctactaccactgttgtgtcatcagcaaacttaatgatggtgttggagttgtgcctggccgtgcagtcatgagtgaacagggagtacaggaggggactgagcacacacccctgaggggcccctgtgttgaggatcagtgtggcggatgtgttgttacctacccttaccacctgggggcggcctgtcaggaagtccaggatacagttgcaggGGGAggcgtttagtcccagggtccttaacttattGATGatctttgagggtactatggtgttgaacgctgatacatttccagtctgtgatagaaaaacagtcctgtagtttagcatctgcttcatctgaccacttctttatagaccgagtcactggtgcttcctgctttaatttttgcttgtaagcaggaatcaggaggatagaattatggtcagattttccaaatggagggcgagggagagctttgtatgggtctctgtgtgtggagtaaaggtggtccagagttttttcccctctggttgcacatttaccatgctgatagaaatttggtaaaacagatttaagtttccctgcattaaagtccccggctactaggagcgccacctcttgGTGAGCGTTTTTCTGTTTGCTTATgacagaatacagctcattcaaagCTGTCTTAGttccagcctctgactgtggtggtatgtaaacagctatgaaaaatacagatgaaaactctaggtagatagaatatctcatgataagctgtagaccgcaATAGCTCGAggcttccttagatatcgtgcaccagcttttatttacaaaaatacatagtccaccaccccttgtcttaccagacgctgctgttctatcctgccggttcagcgtataaccagccaccccttgtcttcccagacgctgctgttctatcctgccggttcagcgtataaccagccaccccttgtcttaccagacgccgctgttctatcctgccggttcagcgtataaccagccaccccttgttttaccagacgccgctgttctatcctgccggtgcagcgtataaccagccaccccttgtttacccagacgccgctgttctatcctgccggttcagcgtataaccagccaccccttgttttaccagacgctgctgttctatcctgccggtacagcgtataaccagccagctgtatgttgatagtgtcgtcattcaggcacgactccgtgaagcataagatattacagtttttaatgtccctttgGTAGTTTAATCTGCTGCGTAgttcatcgattttattttccaaagattgcacgtttgctagcagaatggaaggaagtgggggtttattcaatcgcctacgaattctcagcaGCCCGCCCTCCGGTGGctttttctctgtctcctcttcacgcaaatcacggggatctgggcctgttcccgagaaagcagtatatcattcacgtcaggctcgtcagactcgttcaaggaaaaaaaggattctgctagtccgtggtgagtaatctcagtcctgatgtccagaagttattttcggtcataagaaacggtagcggcaacattacaTACAAAATACGTTTAAAAAAGATAAAAAGCTAAataaactaacaaaaaaacacaatcggttggggacacgtaaaacaTCCGTCTTCTTCTCCGGCTCCATTGGTTTCATATTGATTCCTCAAGAGAAAAGATGGCACCAAGCAACATTCAGGTCAAGCTCAGAGTATTGAATAGAATAGGTGCAACTGTTCAGTATTCAGCACGCTGGTTTCGGGGTTggaactgcacacacacacacacacacacacacacacacacacacacacacacacacacacacacacacacacacacacacacacacacacacacacacacacacacacacacacacccctcccgcCTCCATTAAAACATAGCAGTTCCTGATTACAGAGCCTAGGAGCTGCACAGTACACTGACAGACAGCCATTTGTATACAGCTGAGTGAGGGATGAAGGAGGAGGGAAAATGGGGTGCTGGTGTCCTCCAGCTGACATTGCTGCCTCTGCAGACTGCAGAGGCTCCACAGGaaaaaaaagttgtatttttGTGTCGGGGAAGGAAACAGCTGAGGCATATAAAAGAGTTCCCTGGTTGCCAGAGCCCAGGTCTGTCGCCTTCAATTTGTCTCCCGAATGGTTTGTGCATCGGCTGACAGACACTTTGATACTAGCAGAGCGAGGGGAAGCAGAGCGAGGGGAAGCAGAGCGAGGGGAAGTGGAGAAGTGAGGCTCGACTCATCTGTGTGCCTGGCTGCTGAGAGAGACTGCCATACGCTTATTAGACCACTAAGGGGCAGTTGGTATCACAGGATGAGCTTCCAAAGAATcactaccccacacacacacacacacacacacacacacagtccatttTCATTGAGACATCCCTTCAGGGGCTTTGGCTTTCATAATTGACCTGAACTCAGTCAGCCGACAGTTTTGCCTTAGAAGCTTCTCTCAAATATCAGTCACAATGATTGTGTGTACACAGCACACTGCAGATAATGTTGCTTAACTCAAGTGCAGCATATTGGTTTGGTTTCAAGAAAGGGAGTATGTACCATTAACTCAAAAGCCTATAGCTATCCAACACTTTACAACCGTTGTGATAGATTTGAACTGTCAGAGCAGTATAAACGTCAATAGAACCAAAGTTAACGGCACAACAATGAGACGAAAAAATAGTTCAACGAGACAAGCTTTTCAAACAAACGATGATCAACTTGCGTGACTTCACGTTTAGGCAGACAGAACAGCTTTGGGAGCAATTATCCCATCTGCCAAAAGTTAACATGACATCAGTACATTGTTGGAAAGGTAACCATTAGGTAACCATTAGGCCTACCACTGAAATTGAACCTGGGTTCCATGGCCTGGGCAAAGTGCAAGAGAAAATGAAGCTCTCTGCCAATTCCATGTCATTTTCTCAGGCACGCAAATGTTATTTCAAAATGGCAGGCAATGATGACGTTCAACACCTGATCCTCGTAAAGGAAGTCAATAGTCTGTGCCAAGACATTACAAAACTGATTCTGTCCATTAAACACTACTCATGTAGACCCTGAAATCACATAACTGCTTAGAGGAGGTGAGGGAAGTCCCCAAATTCACATATATGAATGGTAAAACACAGGTGAAGGTTGaagtgtgtgagctgtgtgtatGAATGTAGACTAGTCTGTGTgaagtgtgagagctgtgtgtatgaATGTAGACTAGTCTGTGTGaagtgtgtgagctgtgtgtatGAATGTAGACTAGTCTGTGTgaagtgtgagagctgtgtgtatgaATGTAGACTAGTCTGTGTgaagtgtgagagctgtgtgtatgaATGTAGACTAGTCTGTGTgaagtgtgagagctgtgtgtatgaATGTAGACTAGTCTGTGTgaagtgtgagagctgtgtgtatgaATGTAACCTAGTCTGTGTgaagtgtgagagctgtgtgtatcAATGTAACCTAGTCTGTGTGAAGTGTATGAGCTGTGTGTATGAATGTAACCTAGTCTGTGTgaagtgtgagagctgtgtgtatgaATGTAACCTAGTCTGTGTgaagtgtgagagctgtgtgtatcAATGTAGCCTAGTCTGTGTgaagtgtgagagctgtgtgtatcAATGTAACCTAGTCTGTGTGAAGTGTATGAGCTGTGTGTATGAATGTAACCTAGTCTGTGTgaagtgtgagagctgtgtgtatcAATGTAACCTAGTCTGTGTGAAGTGTATGAGCTGTGTGTATCAATGTAACCTAGTCTGTGTGAAGTGTATGAGCTGTGTGTATGAATGTAACCTAGTCTGTGTgaagtgtgagagctgtgtgtatgaATGTAACCTAGTCTGTGTgaagtgtgagagctgtgtgtatgaATGTAGCCTAGTCTGTGTGAAGTGAGAGAGCATGAATGTAACCTAGTCTGTGTgaagtgtgagagctgtgtgtatgaATGTAACCTAGTCTGTGTgaagtgtgagagctgtgtgtatgaATGTAACCTAGTCTGTGTgaagtgtgagagctgtgtgtatgaATGTAACCTAGTCTGTGTgaagtgtgagagctgtgtgtatgaATGTAACCTAGTCTGTGTgaagtgtgagagctgtgtgtatgaATGTAACCTAGTCTGTGTgaagtgtgagagctgtgtgtatgaATGTAACCTAGTCTGTGTGAAGTGTGAGAGCATGAATGTAACCTAGTCTGTGTgaagtgtgagagctgtgtgtatgaATGTAACCTAGTCTGTGTgaagtgtgagagctgtgtgtatgaATGTAACCTAGTCTGTGTGAAGTGTGAGAGCATGAATGTAACCTAGTCTGTGTgaagtgtgagagctgtgtgtatgaATGTAACCTAGTCTGTGTGAAGTGTGAGAGCATGAATGTAACCTAGTCTGTGTgaagtgtgagagctgtgtgtatgaATGTAACCTAGTCTGTGTgaagtgtgagagctgtgtgtatgaATGTAACCTAGTCTGTGTGAAGTGTGAGAGCATGAATGTAACCTAGTCTGTGTgaagtgtgagagctgtgtgtatgaATGTAACCTAGTCTGTGTgaagtgtgagagctgtgtgtatgaATGTAACCTAGTCTGTGTGAAGTGTGAGAGCATGAATGTAACCTAGTCTGTGTgaagtgtgagagctgtgtgtatgaATGTAACCTAGTCTGTGTGAAGTGTGAGAGCATGAATGTAACCTAGTCTGTGTgaagtgtgagagctgtgtgtatgaATGTAACCTAGTCTGTGTGAAGTGTGAGAGCATGAATGTAACCTAGTCTGTGTgaagtgtgagagct
This genomic window from Salvelinus namaycush isolate Seneca chromosome 8, SaNama_1.0, whole genome shotgun sequence contains:
- the LOC120051683 gene encoding hyphal wall protein 2-like, coding for MLSHFTQTRLHSYTQLSHFTQTRLHSYTQLSHFTQTRLHSCSHTSHRLGYIHTHSSHTSHRLGYIHTHSSHTSHRLGYIHTHSSHTSHRLGYIHTHSSHTSHRLGYIHTHSSHTSHRLGYIHTHSSHTSHRLGYIHTHSSHTSHRLGYIHTHSSYTSHRLGYIDTHSSYTSHRLGYIDTHSSHTSHRLGYIHTHSSYTSHRLGYIDTHSSHTSHRLGYIDTHSSHTSHRLGYIHTHSSHTSHRLGYIHTHSSYTSHRLGYIDTHSSHTSHRLGYIHTHSSHTSHRLVYIHTHSSHTSHRLVYIHTHSSHTSHRLVYIHTHSSHTSHRLVYIHTHSMLVVNVTWRNKTYVGTLLDCTRHNWAPPSTTEQAEPFIDFSTKHPTGDSSQPACKETAKQNIIHPTSATATARGLYPNLSPSFLYNATATARGHYPNLSHSFLYNATATARGHYPNLSPSFHYNVIATARGPYPNLSPSFLYNATATARGHYPNLSPSFHYNVIATARGPYPNLSPSFHYNATATARGLYPNLSPSFHYNVIATARGHYPNLSPRASTIIHSQGPLSQPQPQSFHYNAIATARGPYPNLSPSFLYNATATARGHYPNLSPSFLYNAIATARGPYPNLSPSFHYNATATARGPYPNLSPSFHYNAIATARGPYPNLSPRASTIMP